The sequence ccatgttgaaagtttaaattgaaataattaacactttgaatacaaaattttgcaattaaaaaaatttaagagacgaatgaaaaatgtcgaaaaatggaatattcaaaactaaaattgtcgaacataaaaatatttgaatagtgtttatttttaccaaattaaaaaatgtcggaTAATTTATAATTACCGTAATAAAATACCAGACATTAAAATTATGATaacattcttattaaaaaaaataaacataagacattaaataaaaaacgtattcttaaaataaaattatttgtttctttgcatattttgtctcatttttttttatttaacaatttcttgaTTATTTTGATTCCTAGATTTTCTTGTGCCTGAAATTTTACAGTGTTCTGTATTTGATGTCGACCattttatttcgggaattttcaaatttctcaatttcATAAACTATCGAGAATTTCAATTTTCGCAAATCttgaattttcggcaattttctaatctcaagaattttttattttgtctatttTCCTTTATcacaatttaatagttgaattttcctgagattttttagatttgaattagaaaatacaaaattgtgaaattttgaaaatgagaacACACATAAAccatatgaaattttaaaacaaatatttaaaattttgtacgcagtaaaaacaaaaaattctagatttattttaagaatgaaaGCATTCTGAAATAAgcattttgaaatgaatttcttataaattaataattttcaaattttccatcatgctttttaaaatttgaaaatcaacattGAAATGATAGAAAAGTTGCGAGGCTTGTTTTTCGAgaacttcattattattattattattattattatttaaattgaagaaaatcacctattaatataaataatatgtcCAGAAGAATTACGTGCTCTCATAATTCTGACTGCTTCTCGTGTACAAATAGCTGGACCAATTAAATTCACATCTAGAATTTGTCTGTAGTTCTTTGTAGaactttctaaaaatgaaaaaggaaaaatattaaaaacttaacatttaaaacaaaatttgaatggtATATTtgaggaaattgatttttttaaatcaccaatAGTAAGGTCCATCGTGCATTTTCCGGCATTATTTATAAGAATATCAACGCCGTCTAGTTGTTTTTCAATCCAAGAGAAAGCCTTCAAAATATCTTCTTCTTGAGAAACATCACACTGAATGggaaaaaatgcacctttttcgtttttcaaatcattttttaatttttccattttatccAATCGTCTGGCTAAGCccacaacttttaaattttttttgaccaAATCTTTAACAATTGCCTCTCCAATTCCGGAACTTGCCCCGGTTACTATTGCCACTTTATTAATCCAGCGATCCATTTTCTCTGGTGGTTATGAATATACTGAAATTGGTTTCCGGTTAAAAGTCTAATGCACTCTCGATGCAACTATAACTTCACGAGGAAATCTAAAACTACTTTCACTTCTTCATACaagaaaaataacagaaatgGGAAGAaatttcactttctctttcaaattatattttataatgtaaaaaaaaggacCCTTGTACCAAACattagtaaataattatatttaatttattaaattacttattttttataaataatttcaattaacaatattataataaatatcgaataataattactaaattaaatgataaatgaCAGAGggcaaaaaaatgattaaaataggCGCCAAGCGCCTGCGAGGAAAAGTTTTGTAGCTTTCGATGCTTATATTTTTGGTCTGTAAATTTTGGGCCCTATGAATACTTTGAgcccaattacaattttttgttttatttcaaattttgaatgcaTGTCCATGACCTAATGTCGATCTTGGACCTTATTTAAATTTGGGCCTTATGTCAAATTTGAACCTTATGTCAAGTTTTGGGCCTTATGAATTTTTGGCCCTATGTCAAATGTAGACCCTTTAACTACTCTTAGCCCTATGTCAATTTTTGGGCtagatatcaaatttaaaatccacaTCAATTTTGGGACATATGTCTATTTTAGGCCCTATGTATAATTTTGGGCCCTACATAAATTTTGAGTCCTTTGCCAAATTTGTTCACTATTTAAATGTTGGACCCTATGTCAAATTTGGACTCTACCTATTTTAGGTCCTATATTAATTTTGCGCTCGATGTCAAATTTCGAATCCCTTTCAATTTTGGGCTTTGTTTCAATGTTTAACCCTATGTTAAATTTAGGCCATTTAAATATATTAGGTTCTACGTAAACTTTGAGCTTGATgtcaaatttgaaatcaatatcaATTTTGGGGCATATATCTATTTTGGGCCCTATGTAAAATTTTGGCTTCTATATCAATTTTGCGCGCAATGTCAAATTTTTGAATCCCTTTCAATTTGGTGCTTCATAACAATTTTGAGTCGTATGCCAAATGTGGCCCTTGTGTCAAATTTATAGCACTATCGTTTTTTGGACCTATGTCAAATttattccctttaactattttaGTGCTTATGTTAATTATGGACTTGATGTCAAATTTGGAATCTATATCAATTTTGGGCCAAATGTCTATTTTGGGCCCTATGTATAATTTTGGTTCCTATATCAGTGTTGGGCCCTATGCTAAATTTGCGTTCTATTTAAATGTTGGACCCTATGTCAACTTTCGACTTTCAACCTACTTTAGCTTCTATATCAATTTTGCGCTCGATGTCCAATTTTGAAACCACTTCAATGTTGTGCTTTGTGTCAATTTTAGCCCTTTGTTAAATTGATGTCCTTTATCTATTTTGAGCCCtatctcaatttttgtttttgatgtcGAATTTGAAATCCATATCGGCTTTGGGACATATGTCTTCTTTGAGCCCTATGTGAAATTTTTGTTCCCACATCGATTTTGGGCCGTGTTCTAAATTTGTTCCCTATTTGAATGTTGGACGCTATGTCAAGTTTTGACTCTTGACCTATTTTATGCTCTATATCAATTTTGCGCTCGGTATCTAATTTTGAAACCCTATCAATTTTGTGCCTTATGTCAATTTTGGGTACTATCTCAAATTTGGCCCTTGTGTCAAGGTTCGGGCATTATTTCGTTTTTTGTCCCTTTATAAAATTTGGGCCACATGACTATTTTCGGCCAAATGTGTAATTTTGGGTCCTACATCCAATTTGTCCAAACTGGACGTTTGCTTatgtaatttctttataaaattattaaaaaatatcgtatAACGAACTTTCATGAtagattattattttgttaataaaatcaaGTTATTTAAAcgcaaaatgtgctttcaaaaaaatccacaatgtagcctttttttaaatttaacttactGATGACAATTGATTTATACAATCTCCTgtcaaataaaacaagaatccaacgaccaaatttggaccaaaacaagaaaacaaaaacaaaaaatcctattgcaatctgaaaaaacaaaaaaaaaaattaaattttcggacaaaaataaaaaagaggaaagaaaaataagaaggcaggcaaccacatccccttccttctctttttctgtctttcgtcttttttatttttattatcatcaaattttaatcaaataacattaaaaataaaaataaaaataaaaacaaaataaataaataaaattgcattaccaacgtttcagtACTCATAAAGtatccttatcaaggcaagaaaaatttaagtggtagaagttgacagcacccacgaacaggtggtctctctttgatacctgagaatcgaatgagggtcagtaggccaatcttttgtaaacacaatataaatatctgtcacaattacatcagaaatagagaaagtaaaagaaaaatagaattcatgaaacagccacgttaaatgtaattaatcatatttgcataacttttgttcaagttatccaaatcggtttttaaatgaatagactttttgctttttaaaataaagcatttccatgaatttcctctttctctcattactttcactaagcaaaatttgaacattatcccaatCAAACTCATgttcaacatcaacaaattcctttatgtgtctggcaagaacactcttgtaACAGCGTCTCTTGtaacagatcctgcaagtgatcttatagacaacaccacccttttcaaaattatccaaaggatctttgcaaaaatttatcactgaatccattttaaatggtatacggaaagtagaatgaatttaaaattttttaaacataagttcaatagttttagaaatttgacccaAAAATGGAAGTACGAAGGTATtcaacgaactatattcctttaactctttctgattatctgcaaaCAAACTATTcctctctttgtttttgatttgttgaactataattgcaatatttttgtcaattaaCTTTTGtcgataatgattcagaaaaaggatattccttacaatattcaaatttcttgtgtgaaaggAAAAATGGGACAAACATAAAGCTCtatcaactaagtttttgattctattattttgttctatttcatgtgtaaattgaagttttggatgaaaacgttGGATGACAAcaggataatagaatcagtttttaaGACACAGAAGTAATAAAGAGTTGAGATgctaatattattaccaattggtatagaaaaagtacatattcaggtggAATTTAAATTCCCCTTTcc comes from Belonocnema kinseyi isolate 2016_QV_RU_SX_M_011 chromosome 5, B_treatae_v1, whole genome shotgun sequence and encodes:
- the LOC117172976 gene encoding farnesol dehydrogenase-like, whose protein sequence is MDRWINKVAIVTGASSGIGEAIVKDLVKKNLKVVGLARRLDKMEKLKNDLKNEKGAFFPIQCDVSQEEDILKAFSWIEKQLDGVDILINNAGKCTMDLTIESSTKNYRQILDVNLIGPAICTREAVRIMRARNSSGHIIYINSVLGQNVEFFKTTACNLYAPSKFAQRAMAQIIELELQHVKSNIKITNICPGLVKTEMPAKECFEYHNYVLAEDISDGVIYALSTPPHVQVKELTITPGPTRIQSIQL